One stretch of Deltaproteobacteria bacterium DNA includes these proteins:
- a CDS encoding CoB--CoM heterodisulfide reductase iron-sulfur subunit B family protein, with protein sequence MDYFLYQGCSLEASGIHYMISLEAIGKVLGLHFKEIGDWNCCGASISYVGGNELSVDVLAARNLALAEAQGGMDIVAPCSSCYIVLNKVNHKLKEDPELMAKVNEVLAEGNLKYSGKLKVRHILDVLYNDVGPDKIKAAVKKPLKGLKVAGYVGCQTVRPYGEYDSVEKPVIQDRILEALGAEAVPFPKKMRCCGSGLFLTELEACFDLARDILEDAQSHGGQIISTACPMCQMNLEAYQKRMNKALGTHFNIPVVFITQLMAVAFGLSPKKDAALDRLLIPAEPYLKVAAA encoded by the coding sequence ATGGATTATTTCCTTTATCAAGGTTGTTCGTTAGAAGCCAGTGGCATCCATTACATGATTTCCCTGGAGGCCATTGGCAAGGTATTGGGTCTGCATTTCAAAGAGATCGGGGATTGGAACTGCTGTGGAGCCAGCATCTCCTATGTGGGCGGGAACGAGCTCTCCGTGGACGTTTTGGCGGCCCGCAATCTGGCCCTGGCCGAGGCCCAGGGGGGGATGGACATCGTGGCCCCGTGCAGCTCCTGTTATATTGTCTTGAATAAAGTCAATCATAAGTTAAAAGAAGATCCGGAGCTGATGGCCAAGGTTAACGAAGTGCTGGCCGAAGGGAATTTAAAATACAGCGGCAAGCTCAAGGTCCGGCATATTTTAGATGTTTTGTATAACGATGTCGGTCCGGATAAAATCAAGGCCGCCGTCAAAAAACCCCTGAAAGGGCTTAAAGTGGCCGGCTATGTGGGTTGCCAGACGGTCCGTCCTTACGGGGAATACGATAGTGTGGAAAAACCGGTTATTCAGGACAGGATACTGGAAGCCCTGGGGGCCGAAGCCGTCCCCTTCCCAAAGAAGATGCGCTGTTGCGGTTCAGGGCTGTTCCTGACCGAGCTGGAGGCCTGTTTTGACCTGGCCCGGGATATTCTGGAAGACGCTCAGTCCCACGGCGGTCAGATTATTTCAACGGCCTGCCCCATGTGTCAGATGAACCTGGAGGCTTATCAGAAACGGATGAATAAGGCCCTGGGGACCCATTTTAATATCCCGGTGGTCTTTATCACCCAGTTAATGGCCGTGGCCTTCGGCCTGAGTCCCAAGAAAGATGCGGCCCTGGACCGGCTTTTGATTCCCGCCGAGCCCTACCTGAAAGTGGCCGCCGCTTAG